From Erigeron canadensis isolate Cc75 chromosome 8, C_canadensis_v1, whole genome shotgun sequence, one genomic window encodes:
- the LOC122579350 gene encoding bifunctional nuclease 2-like has translation MSTLQGPVVCPAVRAKQGRVHAVDTPLMKTKIQRSGIWEFKGINSQRFQVRNQPGSKTVTCSFSSSSNGNGSMAESFNENDSDYVNSSVMEAVEVKSGPDGFIIKMRDGKHLRCAHNNPQGGHLPDYAPHPAIVLKMEDGTGLLLPIIVLEMPSVLLMAAMRNVQIARPTMYNVVKEMIDKMGYKVKIVRVTKRIHEAYFARLYLTKADDENDCVSFDLRPSDAINIAVRCKVPIQVNKFLAQSDGMKIVEPAKLSFQGSSDGLIFKELDRPSGQPCVETKEFNLVRNMLIAAVEERYRDAAQWRDKLTQLRSKKNWA, from the exons ATGAGTACTTTGCAAGGACCAGTTGTTTGCCCTGCTGTCCGTGCGAAGCAAGGTAGGGTTCATGCAGTCGACACACCATTAATGAAAACGAAAATTCAAAGAAGTGGGATATGGGAATTTAAAGGCATTAACAGCCAAAGGTTTCAAGTGCGTAACCAGCCAGGATCAAAAACCGTGACGTGTAGTTTCAGCTCTTCTtcaaatggcaatggcagcatGGCGGAGAGTTTTAATGAGAATGATTCTGATTATGTCAACTCTAGCGTTATGGAAGCTG TTGAGGTTAAGAGTGGACCTGACGGgtttataattaaaatgagGGATGGGAAGCATTTAAGATGTGCACATAACAACCCCCAAGGCGGGCATCTGCCAGATTATGCTCCACATCCTGCAATAGTACTAAAAATGGAAGACGGGACAGGCCTTCTACTTCCTATAATCGTTT TGGAGATGCCTAGTGTATTGCTTATGGCGGCCATGCGTAATGTCCAAATT GCACGGCCAACTATGTACAACGTGGTGAAGGAGATGATTGATAAGATGGGCTATAAA GTCAAAATTGTTCGAGTGACCAAGAGAATACACGAGGCATATTTTGCTCGACTGTATTTAACAAAG GCGGATGATGAAAATGACTGCGTTAGCTTTGACCTTCGTCCATCTGATGCCATAAATATTGCTGTGAGATGCAAG GTACCGATACAAGTGAACAAGTTCTTGGCACAAAGTGATGGGATGAAGATTGTTGAACCTGCAAAGCTTTCCTTCCAGGGTTCTTCAGATGGTTTGATATTTAAAGAACTTGATCG ACCAAGCGGCCAGCCTTGTGTCGAAACCAAGGAGTTTAATCTTGTCCGAAACATGCTTATTGCTGCTGTTGAGGAACGCTATAGAGATGCAG CTCAATGGAGGGACAAGCTAACTCAATTGCGATCAAAAAAAAACTGGGCATGA